The proteins below come from a single Serpentinimonas raichei genomic window:
- a CDS encoding SWIB/MDM2 domain-containing protein, with protein MATAKKAPAAKAPTTQAAAAPAPSAAAPAAKAAPKAAATKVAAPKVSAPAPAAADAPAKRTPNAAFMKPMTPSAALAAVIGSKPMPRTEVTKKVWEYIKKHKLQDPANKRMINADAKLQPIFVKPQVSMFEMTKLISTQLS; from the coding sequence ATGGCAACTGCAAAAAAAGCTCCTGCTGCGAAGGCTCCCACCACCCAAGCTGCTGCTGCCCCAGCACCCAGCGCCGCTGCACCGGCTGCAAAAGCCGCTCCCAAAGCGGCCGCCACCAAGGTAGCTGCCCCCAAGGTCAGCGCTCCCGCCCCGGCCGCCGCCGATGCGCCCGCCAAGCGCACCCCCAATGCGGCCTTCATGAAGCCCATGACCCCCAGCGCTGCCTTGGCCGCGGTGATCGGCAGCAAACCCATGCCACGCACCGAAGTGACCAAAAAGGTGTGGGAATACATCAAAAAACACAAACTGCAAGACCCGGCCAACAAGCGCATGATCAACGCCGACGCCAAGCTGCAGCCGATTTTCGTCAAGCCTCAGGTGTCGATGTTTGAGATGACCAAGCTGATCAGCACGCAACTGTCCTGA